In Phaseolus vulgaris cultivar G19833 chromosome 7, P. vulgaris v2.0, whole genome shotgun sequence, the genomic stretch tagacccatgtaattcatccaacaagtcatctaacctaggaatgggatgcctatatttgatggtgatgttacttatagcgcgacaatccgtacacgtcctccatgtcccatcctttttagggacaagtatgacaggcatagcacatgggctcatgctatcttgtacccaccccttagctaataaatcctcaacttgtctttgaatttctttggtctcttggggattggtcctatatgcagggcgatttggtaaagaaaccccgggcatgaagtctatttggtgttcaatccctcttagaggtggtaagcctttaggaggatcttgaaacacatcttcatattcctttaccaaacggtccaaacatgtgggactatccttagccgactcatattcaataggtctaggaatagctaaaaaaataggcttgtgagtaactattaccttttgaacttgttgggaagatatgagaaggcttctcttggaatttttaatttctttttctttctctctcttttctctcattttgacttggtcctcatgtacctcctttggagagagagacttgagaatgactttgtgtccatggaagttaaaagaaattttgttggtaaagccatcatgaaaattttttctatcaaattgccatggcctacctaaaaggatatgagtagcttccattggaacaacatcacacaagacctcatctttatatttgccaatggaaaatgtaatgaggacttgtttgttcaccactatctcacccacctcactcaaccattgtaacttgtagggcttggcatgagagatggtaggcaatccaagtttgtctaccactcttgtgcttgccacatttgcacaactccctccatccacaatcaaagagcaaactctatcattaataagacaccttgaatgaaaaatattttctctttgagtttcatcaaaaggttttaacacttgtccaagcatgcgtcttattactaataggtcaccctcatgtgggctttcactttcactctcacttggggatctagaaggtgaggaatgtctagaagattcggacccatgctcactactatctaccccatcatgcatatacatagttcgtttagtagggcaattagaagcaatatgtccatagcttaaacatttaaaacacttcttactagacgatttttgtggtgatttaggcctagcattggaagtggaaggcttagactctcgaggtttgaaagtagagtccttagaagggatgtttgaaaaagagtttttatttttccaagaagagtggtagtagttatctttagaagaatttttgaaagcatttttccttgcaagttgattttcaattttgctagcaaggtgcaccacattttccaaagaagaatattcttgtaactctaccacgtcttgaacaTCCCTTCGAagtccactcacaaacctagctatcttagcctcctcactctcatccatattaactcgaattaaaagcgtgtctagttgtttaaagtaatcatccacacttagcgcgccttgatgaaaccgttggagtttcaacataaggtctttcctaaagtgtgggggtacgaatctagcgcgtaaacatgctttcaaatcgttccaagagaccatgggcggcctcttgtgttggtcaatgtccatgaggtattgatgccaccattgcatggcatagtccaaaaattctaaaaaagctaacttaaccctatgctcatccctaaccccatttacatcaaaaatttggtccaccttagcctcccatcctaagtatacattgggatcactatcaccactaaaactaggaagttttacatttggagaacaagggccagccacatgttggcgcctctcttcatggtgatgatgtcttggccttggattatcttcataataaccatgggagtgccttgaagaatgccgactaggaggaggagttctttgctcacggttttgatgcatttcttctcggtttaactccaaactttggagcctcgcttccatcttccttatcacctcaagatagtgagcattggactgcttggcattctttaagtcttcataaagggctgccttttgtggtgagcacggtttggaggactctccactagagaaatgagccatgagcagaaaatacacaaaacagcaaacaaaacagtgaaagaaacttgttaaacaattaaaaacagtgagatataggttgctggaaaatgcccaagaaagcactcaaaccactccaagaaaatattctgtcctcaaccaagccttgcttgtgaaatggagtagcttcaagtgaaatatgttacagcaaaccaacttacttaagaacaagtctccacacaactttaagaagaacaaaaagacaagcaagaaaaaggtgtaaacaataaaagctaaaccaaaaacagagagtaatgtatgacaaactagaaagaatatgaatgaaagacaatcaagaaaaataaggaactcaatgaataaagaaggcacacaaaaagagtcctaaagaaaagtgctagagtacatt encodes the following:
- the LOC137830194 gene encoding uncharacterized protein — its product is MLKLQRFHQGALSVDDYFKQLDTLLIRVNMDESEEAKIARFVSGLRRDVQDVVELQEYSSLENVVHLASKIENQLARKNAFKNSSKDNYYHSSWKNKNSFSNIPSKDSTFKPRESKPSTSNARPKSPQKSSSKKCFKCLSYGHIASNCPTKRTMYMHDGVDSSEHGSESSRHSSPSRSPSESESESPHEGDLLVIRRMLGQVLKPFDETQRENIFHSRCLINDRVCSLIVDGGSCANVASTRVVDKLGLPTISHAKPYKLQWLSEVGEIVVNKQVLITFSIGKYKDEVLCDVVPMEATHILLGRPWQFDRKNFHDGFTNKISFNFHGHKVILKSLSPKEVHEDQVKMREKREKEKEIKNSKRSLLISSQQVQKVSQIRGRILSNPGSMMETK